CATAATAAGCCAATACCTGGAAAATAAAAGTATACTCCTTGAAATTGTATTCTTATTTCTGTGTGTCCTCattattgttttctttctttttttttttttttaataaaaagagTACTTGCACCCATAGTTTTTACGTAATAACTTCGTGCAAAGAAGcgataaattaacaaaattaacaaaaattgtttgcaataatAACTCGTTTCGTGGCATAATAACGTGTACGTTAAATGATGAACAGTAAATTCATAAATTATCTTCTATGTTGCGAAAAAAATTACTTACTATTATTCTGTATGCGTTTCTTCGGCTTCAGCGATGGTTTCTAATCTTCTTTCACGTTCTGTCAAATTGTTTGTTATCTCTATCAACGTTTTCAACCTAAAATACTCTCCTCTTCCTTGCTTCTAAATCAAATAAGTGTCATCATTTCTCGATTGGATTGATATCCGATTGTCGTAAAGATGCAAACAGTTGTTTCGGAACGTCATGCAAGGTGTTTCGAAAATCGTGATACGAGAAATGTGATTATAATTCTTGAGTCCTGTTTACGTTTCTTATGATATTTTTTCAATCGGTCTTATTATCTTCGTATCGGTATTTAACTTTCAATCTCTATCGACTCATTCACAGGCCAGGATACAGTGATCGTGAATACGTGGATGCGATTACTTGCATCGAGGACTTGCAACGGTGACGCATCCACTGCAGTTGATTATTGCAGTGATAAGTATCTAGCGATGGGATCGATGTAGATACTATTGATGACGTTCGATCAATTTGAGTACTCTATAAAAGGGATCGATGTGTATCGAAATTACAAGTACATGATTTCACATTTCGATATCGATACTTCTATTTAATTCATCACTGTATCGAATCAAAACCTGTTCGATACTTTAAGAATTTATCGATATCTATtagatatattatataatgAATTTTGCAGGAATTTTTCACGAAGTATTTATACATAATGGTAATTTTCGTTCTAgatgaaagaatttttaaaaaaagaaccgaTGTATTAATATCtaaaaaagaaatcgtttaaaaaataataacgttAATAGAATACTATTTCTTAATAATATTCTATGATATGTATATGGATAACATTTCTTAACGTCTCTTTTATGTGTGAAAATTTCTGTACACGTTGAATACGATGAATCAATTACTAATTAGTCGAAAATTTGATGTATTTCCAAAAACTTTTTCCAATAACAATGATAACATTATGACAactatgtatttttaaaaagtaaagAATAATGTGTATGAAAGGAGTTTTATGAAACTGACACAATTCGTTCaggtatatacaataatttatttaaccaCGAAGCAATGTTTACATTTACGGGCTTCTTCGTGAGAGTACGATCGAGTACATTCATTATATTGCGCTTGTAGATCAGTTATAAGTCgttcgtagaatattttctcTCAATGGATTCCGTAAATGATCCAATTAAAGAAATACGTTTTGCGagcgaatataaaaatttatcgttGGAATCTGAGCAATCGCTTGCCTTAATGATAAATCAAAAAATACCGTAGCCGAGGAAATAATTCTCGTATACGTAATTACAGCTCGCAAAGAATGAAATTAGTTTCTAAACAACATTTAAGAACAAAGCCGTAAGAATGCACAGTATTCGTCGAATCtgtcgaaaaatcgattcgcgttacttttcaaaattcaaaaacTCTCCAGAATGTACGACAATATTTATCCGAAACGTGAAAATATCTTATTCGAATTGACAAGGACAAACACGTTTCTCCTTCCCTCGATACTTTTTACCGAAAAGTTAACAATTTAAGGCTTTTAAATCTAACGCTATTGACTCTACTCGattgtttcgttcaatttcatttatttattactttataaaattttcTCTCCGTGCTGACGTTCACTTTCATCCGGAAAACTTCAAGTTTTCAATTGCTTTCTGTCCTTCTCCTCCTCgagtaaatattcaaaattacaaAGATCGTTATCGTCGAGCTGTTAGCGAAACTCGATTACTCGGCCAGTTTTGTTCGATTTTACCGTTCCGAAACTgcgtgaacaaagaaacgctacGCCGATGAAAAAGAGAGTAGACGCAGTTTTGTACAGtattaaattacaataattcttCACACGGGATGGGAGGAATCAATTTTCAGTTgattaataaatttaacatCGTTCCTTATTTATTAAACGCTGAACTCGTACACCTCGAAGAGGAGTCGCTTCGTCGAGAGCTTTGGAGGATCTTATAGGTTAACTATAGTCGGATCGAATTCTATCGGCGGTTCGAGATCGTCCCCCAACAATACGTTTCCTTGACCTTATTTAGGCTATTCGAGTCACCATTCGGACATTATTTACCGCGGATGTAATCGAGTTCCCTCAAAGTTGTAGGTTATGTTTCTCGTACTGTCACACGACACGTGTTTACTTCTGTTTCGCACCTGGTCCACTATCGATCGCCCCGCCCACATTCACCACCTGTCGCGCTAGAAAAACCGTTCTTTAAATCTGACGCGCGACGTTACCAGATCGGTAAGATTTCACGTGTAAAATCACTCACGCGTTTCTTTTTACGATTCCTTTCCAATCTTTCCATCGTGatatttctctctcgtttctacggtagattttcataaaaatttccaagcgtatttcgttcgattacgagcggattttttattttgcaacaGCATACCCAGCTTCGTATTCGGGAGACACCGTGTGCCTGCAGGTTTGCGCGTTCGATCTTCAAAATGGATAAGGGGGCGGAGCGAAGACGAAGCATGCGCGAAGAGAAGAGATAATTGAGCAGTGAGGTAGACGGCTAGCGTGGGGATAACTCTTAGGCGGTctcgagcggccaattgattccGATCCAACTATAGGTACGTAATTATGTATAAGGGACGATAGAGTGTGACTATTAGGAGCTACGAGTATAAGAGTTACAAACTTGTCGATTCTCATGCTTTCGATATATTCCATTCCAAGCGTTTTCGAGTACACTTCAACTGTTTCGATGCACTTCAAACGTGCATCCGTAATCGTTAAGGAATGTTTTAGTTGCTCCTTGAACACCCTCGTTGATTTATTAAGCCCTCGCAATCGCTTGCAAGTACACTTAACAATACGTTTAAAGTATCTTTACGTAGCTTACGATTTCCTTGAGTAGCTTTAAGTATTATCAGGTATGTTCTATTTGCTTATCACTTCTCAGTGTATTCGAGTATTCCTAAGCGTATTAAATAGTTTCAAATACTCTAATACCGTAAACGCCACCGAAGCGTTTCTGGGTTGTATCTCTTAAGTTGAAACACATTTTAGTACTTTTTACATATTTCCCAATGTTTTCAGGCACAGTGAAACCTCCATTATCCGAACGCTATCCGGACACTTTACTGTCTATTAAATGACCAGAagtaaaaacatttttaaataaataaataaatcgtaccTCGAATGGTAAATCtgaatttaaagaaaagaacATCATTGTTACCGATATTTCTATTGTTGTATCCGAAATACAGAACGATATCGAACAAACGTTTCGTTACTCAGATATCTTTTCATCCGAAcggttatttttattatttccgaTAATAGAGATTCTACTGTATCGCTAAATATTGTTTAGAACACTTTCAAATATTGTTCGAGTAGTCTTCCCAGCTCTTTCAAACGATTTtaaaaagtttgaaatattttgctATTCAATTGCATATTGATTTCCTGTCTCAGTTCTCCGTTTAAGTGACTCTTTTATTGGAAAACTATATATAAGTAGTATACGATACAATGTTACAGGAAAAATGTCCATGTTTTGGCTCGTTAAATATGTTACTaaactttaaatatattattatattcaatTTATTGTTCCGTATCCTCATCTATCGTTTCTGTGTTGCTTCTTACGTTATTTCGCGTTAATCGATTCTATTTGCTTTTtacattactatttgtatcattACGATTGCCATTGTTGTTCACTCGAACACAATTGCATTCTACAGGAAGCTATTTAATTACATTAAGAAAAGACAGGAAACGACTGTCTTTTTTATTAATGTAGTAAGGTCGAAAGAAAGggtaaactttcgaaaattcggttctaattttatttaattaattgaaTGTTCTTTATGCCAATATATAAGGTAAAAGTCTTAATTGGTTGTTTTCTATATGAATGATAATTGAAAAGTTTGAACGTATTTCGAGGTTGGTAAAAACGAGCAATTGGAGGCAATATATAGTGGGAGTGATCACACGTTTTGCTTTTGAAACCGAATATACGTTTCCAATTACTCTTACTGTCCGATACTAAAATACGGTcactttttatcattttaaatattcgCTCGTGATTCGAAGTAAAAGCGAACAATTCGGAGAacctatatatacatacatatatatatacgaacTTGAATGTTCGATCTACGTTCATAGATAAATACTGAATAACTTTTATGTACACCCACGCACCAAATCAATATAATTGCTATTCGTTCGTTGAACAAAGAGAGACGCCCAATTCGTATTATTCGTCGTCGAAACATCTTAGCTGCAGAAATGTGTTGAAACTTGAAGATTGGACACTTTCGTTCTATCGATTTTTATTACTACATTGTGTGGTATAAATAGACTCGAGCTTTAAAACGAATTAACATCGCTGTACTAGAATCTCAACAAACCGACCTCAATTGTTTTCACAGAAACGATTACGAGAAGATCTCGTCCTTCGAAACCGTGTACACCACGTTCCACGTTTTTAGGTGTCTTCGAATCTTAAAGAACTCACTACTCTCTGTCTAGATCTATAGAACACAGGGAATCTGTTTACACATGGAAAATATCGCACATATAAATTCTATGcaggaaaataagaaagaaaagttcGTGTAATTGTAAACAATGTGTCGGTcatttatttatacgaaattttctttcttattttcgtcTATAGAATCTATATTTGCGATATTTTCCACGCATAAACAGACTCCCAGTATACTCGTCCGTAATTTCCATCTCGATCGCGGAACGATTCGATAAGCGTTTGTCGTCCGGGTTGGAACGAAATCGAAGATTCGTTTAATTTCCGGCAACCGAAGCGAGCGAAGAAACCGAACAGTTTCGCGTTGAAATCGATCACCGTGTGACTCGCTTCGCGCAATTACGGACAACCGTCGGCAAAACGGTTACCGGGATGTCaccattggaaaaaaaaaaaaagaaaaagaaagaaacgttgaacccATTTACTGCAACCAAGATGCGTTCCCGGTTTCTGAATGCACACGTTACTCGATCGTTCGCAAACCGTCGTGGGCAAACAAAgtcacgaacgaaacgatgacTCTCCGTCGGATCAGCGACAAAGTGTAATTCATATGCACCGGGACCCTCGTCCGTGTTTTTCCCCCACTGGTGAAAAAGAGACCGATCGCGATCGTGCACCGCGATCGTCGCGAACGCTCGGCAGGTGCGCGCGCATCGCGCCGCGTTTCGGATTCCCGTTCGTACGTATTTCACACCCCGTATACACGAAACGCACAGTCACGATTCAAGTCGCGGTCTCGTATGGTACCTTCGTTGTGGACAAACCGAAGGTGAAGCCACCGGCGTACAACGGCCGCGGCGCAAGAAGATGGCTCCTCTTCCCGTCCTCGGTGTTCCTCGTGATCTGCTCCTCGTCGGGCGCGATGATGTTCTCGATTGTGaacggtttctttttcttcttctgttcGGGCTGCACGTTCGTCTGACTGGAGATTCCAGCCTCCAGGGAGACGCAGGAGCCGATCTTGCCGTCCACTTCGACACCGGTACCTCTGACCACGTTTAGAAAAGGTCTGGACTCGGTCTTCTCGGAGATCCCGGTCTCCGTCGCGCCTGGGCAGATCTGTCTACTTTCCGGTATCTCCGTCTGGAAGTAAGACAGCTGAGAAACGTACGGCGAGACTTGGAAACCCGGGAAACTCCAATTCCCCGTTTGCAGAAGGTTGCTCTCGTAGCCGCGCAGGATATCGTCGGTACCGGCCAGTCTCTGTCTGACCTCTGGCGACAGAAGGTAGTAACTAGAGCCTGCCTCGGGCGCGGGGAACCCCGGTGACGCGTTCCCGCCAGATGTCATGGTCAAACGGCGCTCCTGGAGCTCCCAACGGAGCAGATCGTCCCGCAGACGGTGCAAATTCGCGACGGTCAAGCTGCTCGTTTGTACACTCGGATTTATCGACAAAACGGGAGACGACTCGGAGTGGGGTGGCGGCATCGCGGAAGCCAATGCCTGGAGTTCCGACTTGAGCAGCTCCTTGTCGGGTTTGTGGAGCTTGAAACGCTTACGACGTCGCAGCAGGGAGCCATTCTCGAACATCGAGAGTGCCGCCGGATGCAGTGCCCAGTACGCGCCTTTTCCGGGTCGGTGAGGCCCCCGTGGTACCTGAAACCAGCAATTTTTCGAATGCGATCATCCATGTTTTTCTCTGTTCCTCGACTTCCGGCGCATTGGTCGCCCGCACGTTGGTGcttcgaaacgacgacgatCCGGAAAAAAATTACGATACGTCGTTATCGGGGGACCGATTTACACCAGAATTGGTGTACACCAGAATGTTCCCGAAGTCGTTGATCGCGATTCTGAAACGAAAATCGCTGAAAAGAAAATCGTAGAGATGGTTCGTTGAATCCACGTTTTAAACGATTCTTTtgtgcgaagtatataaaaatgttccattacggatgaattttacgacttaaaggattttctcgaggcattCTTTCTGGTAGCAAACAAGCcttgagtgcaaagggttaattatcGAAGTGAATTGTTGACCCTTTCTACTCGAGAGGCGATTAttctcgatcgccacttaattcggtgtactttccccAATTCGGAAGACCATCGTGagcttggaattgaaattaaaattcaattactcccttcttgtaagatgtaaacgtacatgtatatgaaatgttgaaatgaaaatgttccgttgtaaattaattatcacgattcgaaggattaagGTACTAGTTCCtagtagcagaaaagcttcgagtgcaaagggttaacattGTGTCTTTCGCTAAAAGTAACATGTACTCTGTACTCCAATTTGGATATCATATTTCTTTACCCGTCGACTTAGAAAAATATCACCAATATTAAATTACGTGCCCCCTGAAgccgtttaatttttgtttcaaatatttttcaatactatTTACGGTCTCCAAGATATTTAATCGATTTAAATGGGTCACgctgtatacgtacgtatagaTTAGATGTCTCAGTACCGCGTGTGATCATCATCGGCATAGTCATTTCGCGAGACTTTCAAGAATTTTAGGTTCCAAGTTGCTCTGTATGTTTGAGACAAAGTTACCTGTTGTTGATTACTGTACGAGTCAGCTGAGCGAACGTAATCGTCGATCGACTCGATATGTGCAAATACGATGATCGTATGATGAAAAATGATTCGATTTCGAAAACTTCAAAGAGATTCTTTGGTCGATGTTGCAGAGCGAGCTGCACTTGGCTCTCGCTCTCTGTTCTAGTTCCTGGCCATCTGTTTCGCACCTGCTACGACCTGAATCGCCAAGAAAGACGATTACCGCGCCGAAGGATCGCAAAATTGCtttgttttttccctttttcagCTCCTTCTTGCGAACTTTCGGCCAGAAACGTATCATTTCGGAAACGGGAGGCAAATATCAATTTGGTGACTTTTAATATGTCAAAGCCATCCGTTGAttcgacgaaaatatttattccgtAAAGAAAAAAGTTCACTTTTACTCTACAATAATTctactttttctttaaaaaaaaaaatgtcttctCCTGGTGCTCAAGAGCTATTTTAAAAACTGTTCTTACAGAAAGAATATTTCAGAATTCGTGATAAAAATGAATAGAAACATCCATTTTGGTAGTTGTATtagaaaaattacataaaacAAATAAGACTTTAAATTTGTAGTGTATTGTACGTAATAGTTCTTTTTTAACAACCCGGTTCTATGACTGTTTCAATCCCTAGTTTATTTACAATCGAACCCAAGAGTTGtcgtaacgaatatcgtaaaatttgTTTCCGCAAATGCACGAAATTGAATGCAATGTAAATTAATCGCGTAGAAATTAAGGGTAGATTTGAAATTAGGAAATCAATACGCGTGTAATAAGGCATACAAAGTATGAcaagtaaatattttcaaaagtattaATTAACGACGTTACGTGTTTGAAATTTCGTTTAACAGTTAAATTTATActatattgtttaaaaataactAGACTCAAGATTCCTTGATCAACAAtaagtatttttttccttttcatttgtaaaaatttcataaaattatcgcagttctatcaacaatttttcgaacgtaCACACGAGACGGTAAATGCATATTGCATTTTGCACCGTGACtaggtaaatattataaaaatcatAATGATTG
The Ptiloglossa arizonensis isolate GNS036 chromosome 12, iyPtiAriz1_principal, whole genome shotgun sequence DNA segment above includes these coding regions:
- the LOC143153112 gene encoding uncharacterized protein LOC143153112, which encodes MPRPSRDTYGDQKPPYSYISLTAMAIWSSRDKMLPLAEIYKFIADRFPYYRKDTRRWQNSLRHNLSFNDCFIKVPRGPHRPGKGAYWALHPAALSMFENGSLLRRRKRFKLHKPDKELLKSELQALASAMPPPHSESSPVLSINPSVQTSSLTVANLHRLRDDLLRWELQERRLTMTSGGNASPGFPAPEAGSSYYLLSPEVRQRLAGTDDILRGYESNLLQTGNWSFPGFQVSPYVSQLSYFQTEIPESRQICPGATETGISEKTESRPFLNVVRGTGVEVDGKIGSCVSLEAGISSQTNVQPEQKKKKKPFTIENIIAPDEEQITRNTEDGKRSHLLAPRPLYAGGFTFGLSTTKVPYETAT